One segment of Aquimarina sp. BL5 DNA contains the following:
- a CDS encoding DoxX family protein, protein MNYVIIAMQVVVGLSILNVWLIQNKRATKWRGGTAGNIIEEFQVYGLPIWSCYFIGALKVVLAVLLIISIWYPELKEFSALGLATLLLGSILMHFKIKDPLYKSFPAFLFFVMCTLIAASSHINIYF, encoded by the coding sequence ATGAATTATGTAATCATTGCTATGCAGGTTGTCGTAGGACTAAGTATATTAAACGTATGGCTCATTCAGAATAAAAGAGCTACAAAATGGAGAGGAGGCACTGCCGGTAATATTATCGAAGAGTTTCAGGTGTACGGACTTCCAATATGGTCTTGTTATTTTATAGGCGCGCTAAAGGTTGTTTTGGCAGTTTTATTAATAATATCGATTTGGTATCCTGAACTAAAAGAATTTTCAGCACTTGGTTTGGCAACTCTTTTATTAGGATCAATACTAATGCATTTTAAAATTAAAGATCCATTATATAAATCTTTTCCAGCTTTTTTGTTTTTTGTAATGTGTACTCTTATCGCAGCTAGTAGTCATATCAATATTTATTTTTAA
- a CDS encoding type 1 glutamine amidotransferase domain-containing protein, producing the protein MKFLFVLTSHDKLGDTGEKTGFWIEEFAAPYYYLTGKGAEVTLASPKGGQPPIDPSSDKPENQTEATKRFHNDKKLQEKLSKTLQLSEVKEKNYDAIFYPGGHGPLWDLANDKDSIKLLQSFYESNKPTGLVCHAPAALKNVKTSDGEFLVKGKNVTGFTNSEEAAVQLTDIVPFLVEDMLKNNGGNYSKADDWQSYSVQDGNLITGQNPASSEEVAEKLFNILKN; encoded by the coding sequence ATGAAATTTTTATTTGTATTAACATCACATGACAAACTCGGAGATACTGGAGAAAAAACAGGATTTTGGATTGAAGAATTTGCTGCCCCTTATTATTATCTTACCGGCAAAGGTGCAGAAGTTACGTTAGCATCCCCAAAAGGAGGCCAACCTCCGATAGACCCGAGCAGCGACAAGCCGGAAAATCAAACGGAAGCTACGAAACGCTTCCATAATGATAAAAAGTTACAGGAAAAACTGAGTAAAACTTTACAACTTTCTGAAGTTAAAGAAAAGAATTATGATGCCATTTTCTACCCTGGTGGTCATGGTCCTTTATGGGATCTTGCCAATGACAAAGATTCTATTAAATTATTGCAATCATTCTACGAAAGTAATAAACCCACAGGTTTGGTATGCCATGCACCTGCAGCTCTAAAAAACGTAAAAACTAGTGACGGTGAATTTCTTGTAAAAGGCAAAAATGTAACCGGATTTACCAATAGTGAAGAAGCAGCGGTTCAATTAACAGATATTGTTCCGTTTTTAGTAGAAGATATGTTAAAAAACAATGGCGGAAACTATAGTAAAGCCGACGATTGGCAATCCTATTCAGTGCAAGATGGAAACTTAATTACTGGACAAAACCCAGCATCTTCTGAAGAAGTAGCCGAAAAACTATTTAATATACTGAAGAATTAA
- a CDS encoding HPF/RaiA family ribosome-associated protein, which yields MKTVFEYTNVSASDRLESFVEEKLGNLSNKYPFVIRADIFFKKENRDDNSGHICGIRLSAQGPRLYASSDKVSFEEAITETIRDLNDQLERRKDKMKTY from the coding sequence ATGAAAACAGTTTTTGAATACACTAACGTAAGTGCAAGTGATCGATTAGAATCATTTGTAGAAGAAAAATTAGGCAATTTATCTAATAAGTATCCTTTCGTAATTCGTGCAGATATCTTCTTTAAAAAAGAGAACAGAGATGACAACTCTGGACACATTTGTGGTATCCGATTAAGTGCTCAGGGACCAAGATTGTACGCCTCATCTGATAAAGTAAGTTTTGAGGAAGCAATTACCGAAACTATTAGAGACCTCAACGATCAATTAGAAAGAAGGAAAGACAAAATGAAAACTTATTAA
- a CDS encoding formate/nitrite transporter family protein → MIEDQELKIDKDIKSESAENSPMSHSEILREQVSEALIIYDKTNSSILLSSFSAGLEIGFSFLLICVMTAFFTDGTNSAVVWKINALVYPVGFILVVLGKSMLFTEQTSLLTLPVLNKKSKIIDLFRLWGLVLTGNICGGILISSVAIWIGPKLGIFDLKIVEEVAEHVLHSDLAVIFVSAILAGWLMGLLSWLLTSSDSTISRILVIYIITAVIGAMGLHHSIVGNIEVFSGLIVSKNITMIDYLSFQGIAIVGNAIGGVVFVALLKYKAFAYNGNN, encoded by the coding sequence ATGATAGAAGATCAAGAATTGAAAATTGATAAAGATATAAAAAGCGAATCTGCAGAAAATTCACCCATGTCACATTCTGAAATCTTGCGAGAACAAGTATCGGAAGCATTAATCATTTATGACAAAACAAACTCAAGTATTCTATTGAGTTCATTCTCTGCGGGCTTAGAAATTGGGTTTAGTTTTCTACTCATCTGCGTAATGACCGCTTTTTTCACTGATGGAACAAATAGTGCTGTAGTATGGAAGATAAATGCACTGGTTTATCCAGTTGGATTTATTCTTGTTGTTTTGGGAAAATCCATGTTATTTACTGAGCAAACATCTTTGCTTACACTACCTGTATTAAATAAAAAATCAAAAATAATAGATCTTTTCAGGTTATGGGGATTGGTACTTACGGGTAATATTTGTGGAGGAATATTAATAAGCTCGGTCGCCATTTGGATTGGTCCTAAATTGGGAATCTTTGATCTAAAAATTGTTGAAGAAGTTGCAGAACACGTACTTCATAGCGATCTAGCTGTCATATTCGTGAGTGCAATATTAGCAGGTTGGTTAATGGGATTATTATCTTGGTTACTCACATCTTCAGACAGTACGATTAGTAGAATTTTGGTTATTTATATCATTACAGCAGTAATTGGTGCGATGGGCTTACATCATAGTATTGTAGGGAATATTGAGGTTTTCTCAGGACTAATCGTATCAAAAAATATCACAATGATAGACTATCTTTCCTTTCAGGGAATTGCGATTGTAGGAAATGCTATAGGTGGAGTGGTATTTGTAGCCCTATTGAAATACAAAGCTTTTGCCTACAACGGTAACAATTAA
- a CDS encoding nitroreductase family protein, giving the protein MTKEVVEMKDTKFEILPILKERYSPRIFSEIPITEPELRSIFEAGRWAPSSYNRQPWRVIWGIKGSKTYDRIFSCLSEFNQSWAKNAPVLLLNAYKTTTEDGKENFHALHDLGLFMGNASAQAQHLGIALHQMAGVDHKKARKEFKFHEEFHVATAVAVGYYGGNINDLPENLRDEEKPENRTRMLQREFTFNGDYMNEPGLDSSKSGLNNSK; this is encoded by the coding sequence ATGACAAAAGAAGTTGTTGAAATGAAAGACACAAAGTTTGAAATACTCCCTATTTTAAAGGAAAGGTATAGTCCAAGAATATTTTCAGAAATTCCAATTACAGAGCCTGAGTTAAGATCTATTTTCGAAGCCGGAAGATGGGCACCAAGTTCTTACAATCGACAACCATGGAGGGTAATCTGGGGTATAAAAGGTAGTAAGACGTATGATAGAATTTTTAGTTGTCTAAGTGAATTTAATCAATCTTGGGCGAAAAACGCCCCTGTATTACTACTAAATGCTTACAAAACAACAACTGAAGACGGTAAAGAAAACTTCCACGCATTACACGATCTGGGTTTGTTTATGGGAAATGCCTCAGCACAAGCACAACACCTTGGTATAGCCTTACATCAGATGGCTGGAGTAGATCATAAAAAAGCCAGAAAAGAATTTAAATTTCATGAAGAGTTTCACGTAGCTACTGCAGTTGCAGTGGGCTATTACGGCGGAAATATAAATGATTTACCAGAGAATTTAAGGGATGAAGAAAAACCTGAAAATAGAACAAGAATGTTGCAACGAGAATTTACCTTTAATGGCGATTATATGAATGAACCTGGGTTAGACTCTTCTAAAAGTGGATTAAACAATTCTAAATAG
- a CDS encoding Dps family protein, whose protein sequence is MKKQKSYKKLGFTYLETAEIVVSLNQLLSNYIVHYHKLRMFHWNVEGGDFFELHEQFEIEYNEVKSQIDILAERIRVFGLKPKNTLKQHIALSQIEEVEGELIPIAMVQEILKDFNVLHRALLDLIDAALNTGDSATEELATEFLRRLEKRHWMFTAWSKSS, encoded by the coding sequence ATGAAAAAACAAAAATCTTATAAAAAATTAGGATTCACCTATTTGGAAACAGCAGAAATAGTTGTGTCCCTAAATCAACTATTATCAAATTATATTGTGCATTATCATAAGTTGAGGATGTTTCATTGGAATGTAGAAGGAGGAGACTTTTTTGAGTTACATGAACAATTTGAAATTGAATATAATGAAGTAAAATCACAAATAGATATTCTTGCCGAACGCATTAGGGTATTCGGTTTAAAACCAAAAAACACTCTAAAACAGCATATAGCTCTATCTCAAATTGAAGAAGTAGAGGGAGAATTGATTCCAATAGCAATGGTGCAAGAAATCTTAAAAGATTTTAACGTACTGCACCGTGCTTTATTAGACCTTATCGACGCCGCTCTAAACACGGGAGATTCTGCTACAGAAGAATTGGCTACAGAATTTTTAAGAAGATTAGAAAAGAGACACTGGATGTTTACTGCCTGGTCTAAATCATCATAA
- a CDS encoding lipopolysaccharide assembly LapA domain-containing protein, translated as MKKLVMLVVAAILLIGITIFTLQNSQVVAIQLFFWEAEASLSMILFTTFSTAILVTVVTIIPTIYHLKKLRDQSQKKVKSLIKENETLSEPEAKSILSEGQVEK; from the coding sequence ATGAAGAAACTAGTTATGTTAGTTGTAGCGGCAATATTATTGATAGGTATTACCATTTTTACATTACAAAATTCTCAAGTGGTAGCCATTCAACTATTTTTTTGGGAAGCTGAAGCATCTTTATCCATGATTCTGTTTACTACATTTTCAACAGCTATTTTAGTTACAGTAGTAACTATTATACCAACGATCTATCATTTAAAAAAGCTTAGAGATCAATCTCAAAAAAAAGTAAAATCGCTAATAAAGGAAAATGAAACGTTATCAGAACCTGAAGCAAAAAGCATACTATCTGAAGGTCAAGTAGAAAAATAA
- the corA gene encoding magnesium/cobalt transporter CorA, whose protein sequence is MKKNKPIHKKSKKPKSSQSLGKAPGTVVYIGEKEHLETKVEIQDYTRDTHNISETDNIEDAFTFKGNDHVSWINVNGLNHTKEIISIGEFYGLHPLILEDIVNTDQRPKIDEYENYIFLVLKMMYFNKEKEFIVEHISIVLGKDHVITFQESDEDIFDPVRIRITNAKSRIRNSGAGYLAYSLLDAIFDNYFVVIDDLGDKVEQLEEELFNEKEGDHITQEIQSLKREILRIRRSILPLREVIGRIVKSDTTLILEKNKDYYRDLYDHIIHIQENIDVYREMIWGLMDMYMTTISNKMNGIMKVLTIIATIFIPLTFIAGIYGMNFEHMPELKYRYGYHALVSIMIIIFIGLLIFFRKKKWL, encoded by the coding sequence ATGAAGAAAAACAAACCTATTCACAAAAAAAGTAAGAAACCTAAATCCTCACAAAGTCTGGGGAAAGCACCTGGAACTGTAGTGTATATTGGTGAAAAAGAACATCTCGAAACCAAAGTTGAGATTCAAGATTATACAAGGGATACCCATAATATTTCTGAAACAGACAATATTGAGGATGCATTTACTTTTAAAGGCAACGATCATGTGAGTTGGATTAATGTAAATGGTCTAAATCACACCAAAGAAATTATTAGCATTGGAGAATTTTATGGCCTACATCCTTTAATTCTGGAAGATATAGTAAATACTGATCAGCGACCAAAGATAGATGAATACGAAAATTATATCTTTTTGGTGCTAAAAATGATGTATTTTAATAAAGAAAAAGAATTTATTGTAGAGCACATTTCTATAGTACTAGGAAAAGATCATGTTATTACTTTTCAAGAATCTGACGAAGATATTTTTGATCCTGTAAGAATTCGAATAACGAATGCCAAAAGCAGAATTCGAAACTCTGGAGCAGGGTATCTTGCATATTCTTTACTTGATGCTATTTTTGACAATTACTTTGTAGTTATTGATGACCTTGGTGATAAAGTAGAACAATTAGAAGAAGAGTTATTTAATGAAAAGGAAGGAGATCATATCACACAAGAAATACAATCGCTTAAACGCGAAATCTTACGCATAAGAAGAAGTATTTTACCACTTAGAGAGGTTATCGGCAGGATTGTTAAATCTGACACGACTCTGATCCTAGAAAAAAACAAAGACTATTACAGGGATTTGTATGACCACATCATTCATATACAAGAGAACATTGATGTTTATCGAGAAATGATCTGGGGGCTCATGGATATGTACATGACCACCATCAGTAATAAAATGAACGGTATTATGAAGGTATTAACCATTATAGCGACCATATTCATTCCTCTAACTTTTATTGCAGGAATATACGGAATGAACTTTGAGCATATGCCTGAACTTAAATATCGATATGGATATCACGCCCTAGTGAGTATTATGATTATCATTTTTATTGGGCTATTGATTTTCTTTAGAAAAAAGAAATGGTTATAG
- a CDS encoding DUF3124 domain-containing protein → MGTNKIIKPVFQGVMVGISGQQGFAFTTGGVVVSE, encoded by the coding sequence TTGGGGACTAATAAAATTATTAAACCAGTTTTTCAAGGAGTTATGGTTGGAATCTCTGGTCAACAAGGATTTGCATTCACTACTGGTGGAGTTGTTGTTTCAGAATAG
- a CDS encoding mechanosensitive ion channel family protein, translating into MLIFKHELLFTIILLVIMILVIFLTQRAIKKFSFVKSIDVNRRKIIFNLSYLLIYITGGSFLAIIWGVDHKQFALFISSILAVLGVGFFAQWSILSNLTASVILFFSHPMRIGDRIKVLDKDFNWSGEVKDITGFYLFMKTDDGCDITLPTSLVIQKGIEILGKEKTQLEEPKKQSS; encoded by the coding sequence ATGTTGATATTCAAACATGAGTTACTATTCACTATCATATTATTAGTTATTATGATTTTAGTAATATTTCTTACTCAGAGAGCAATCAAGAAGTTTAGTTTCGTTAAGTCAATTGATGTAAACCGAAGAAAAATTATATTTAATTTAAGCTATCTTCTTATTTATATAACCGGAGGCTCTTTCTTGGCCATCATTTGGGGTGTAGATCATAAACAATTTGCGCTATTTATTTCTTCGATTTTAGCTGTTTTGGGTGTTGGTTTTTTTGCACAATGGTCAATTCTATCTAATTTAACTGCAAGCGTAATTTTATTTTTTAGTCATCCTATGCGAATTGGTGATAGAATTAAAGTTTTAGACAAGGATTTTAACTGGAGTGGAGAAGTTAAAGACATCACGGGGTTTTATCTTTTTATGAAAACAGATGATGGATGTGATATCACACTTCCTACCTCCCTTGTAATACAAAAAGGTATTGAGATTTTAGGAAAAGAAAAAACTCAATTAGAAGAACCTAAAAAACAATCTTCGTAA
- a CDS encoding cation:proton antiporter, translated as MFLISKIEPIIQIISVLAILVIVLSIILRKMNQTYIIGYILAGILLGEQGLAVVDDKESVELLGELGVILLLFFIGMEINLIDFLKRWKLAVLGTLLQIILSVLLVFFIGSFYDWSLARSVVLGFVIALSSSAVVIKLLQDKHLIDTRIGKNVLSILLAQDIVFVPLLIIISQLGGKAESTESIVLMIIGAIVIVATLVYIYIKGVIVLPYSKKIYRDHELQVFMAIFLCFGGALATSFFGISPALGAFVGGMIINAAKATDWIHDTLHSFRVLFVSLFFISVGLQIDLGFVYNNLWTIFSVIFVVYITNHLLNTVILKVFSNTWKEAFLGGALLAQIGELSFLISSTALGLGIIEEFSYNFTISLISLTLIISPFWIGLSEKLINRKKNNE; from the coding sequence ATGTTTTTAATTTCTAAGATCGAACCAATTATTCAAATAATCTCTGTTCTGGCGATACTTGTCATTGTTCTTAGCATCATCTTAAGAAAAATGAATCAAACATACATTATTGGATATATTTTGGCAGGTATCCTTCTTGGAGAGCAAGGATTGGCAGTTGTTGATGATAAAGAATCGGTTGAACTTTTAGGAGAATTGGGAGTGATTCTTTTACTGTTTTTTATAGGCATGGAAATTAATCTTATTGATTTTCTTAAACGATGGAAACTTGCAGTACTTGGCACCTTGCTGCAAATTATTTTAAGTGTATTATTAGTCTTTTTTATTGGGAGTTTTTACGATTGGAGTTTAGCTAGGTCGGTAGTATTAGGATTTGTAATTGCTTTAAGTAGTTCTGCAGTGGTAATCAAACTTCTACAGGATAAGCATCTTATTGATACTAGAATAGGGAAAAATGTGTTAAGTATCTTGTTAGCTCAGGATATAGTTTTTGTACCTCTATTAATAATTATCTCCCAGCTTGGAGGTAAAGCTGAATCTACAGAAAGTATTGTATTAATGATTATTGGAGCAATAGTGATTGTTGCCACACTAGTATATATTTATATAAAAGGTGTAATTGTATTACCGTATTCAAAAAAAATATACCGAGATCATGAATTACAAGTTTTTATGGCTATTTTTCTATGTTTTGGTGGTGCTTTAGCAACATCTTTTTTCGGCATATCTCCTGCTTTGGGAGCTTTTGTTGGAGGAATGATTATTAATGCAGCAAAGGCAACAGATTGGATACACGACACATTACATTCTTTTAGAGTATTGTTTGTATCCTTATTTTTTATTAGTGTTGGATTACAAATAGATCTTGGTTTTGTGTACAATAATCTTTGGACCATATTCTCTGTTATTTTTGTAGTGTATATAACCAATCATTTATTGAATACTGTAATATTAAAGGTTTTTTCAAACACCTGGAAAGAGGCATTTTTAGGAGGGGCTCTTCTGGCTCAAATAGGAGAATTAAGTTTTTTGATTAGTTCCACTGCATTAGGTTTAGGTATTATAGAAGAATTCTCCTATAACTTCACTATAAGTCTAATTTCTTTAACTCTAATAATTAGTCCCTTTTGGATCGGCTTGTCAGAAAAATTGATTAATCGGAAAAAGAATAATGAATAG
- a CDS encoding adenine phosphoribosyltransferase — translation MNIRDLVRDIPDFPKPGIVFKDITPLLADSEALVHCADQLAGLCPTDIKVDKVIGIEARGFILGGMIAQRLDAGFIPVRKKGKLPSKVNSKRYGLEYGEDVLEIHKDAIKAGEHILIHDDVLATGGTAQAVCELVEELGGIVVQCNFIMELNFLKGREKLETKVASLLNY, via the coding sequence ATGAACATACGAGATTTAGTAAGAGATATTCCAGACTTTCCAAAGCCAGGAATTGTTTTTAAAGATATCACTCCACTTTTAGCAGATTCTGAAGCTTTAGTGCATTGTGCAGATCAATTGGCTGGATTATGTCCAACCGACATAAAAGTTGATAAAGTAATTGGTATTGAGGCTAGAGGGTTTATTTTGGGAGGTATGATTGCACAGCGATTAGATGCAGGTTTTATTCCTGTTCGAAAGAAAGGAAAACTACCGTCAAAAGTAAATTCTAAAAGGTATGGATTAGAGTATGGAGAAGATGTCTTAGAAATTCACAAAGATGCTATTAAAGCTGGGGAACATATATTAATTCATGATGATGTTTTGGCTACTGGAGGAACCGCACAAGCTGTATGTGAACTCGTAGAAGAGTTAGGAGGTATTGTAGTGCAATGTAATTTTATTATGGAGTTGAACTTTCTTAAAGGAAGAGAAAAGTTAGAGACTAAGGTGGCTTCTTTATTAAATTATTAA
- a CDS encoding M57 family metalloprotease, with amino-acid sequence MKNLKILTRTLLVLFVFSFFSCEKEPVTAINESSQDIPKEIVEKISELNFNHTQVTKEILTDIDGSQSEMYLIEDDIAFTYDQIMQMDNGDGVHSKQYHTTNLVTTPRAIRVVGYNGNNRFGLSDIAQTGLRYAVNNYNAINVDFQLELVFTTNFNDNDIVAYTQTSASEIAQDGVRGRAGFPSGGEPFKRVIINGGANTNNNDQLLEGLFTHELGHCFGLRHTDWDTRQSCGQTGEPVNPNGAIYIPGTPGASQDPGSIMNACFPFNGGEFGEFDIVALEFLY; translated from the coding sequence ATGAAAAATTTAAAAATTTTAACAAGGACACTTTTAGTGCTATTTGTTTTTTCGTTTTTCTCGTGCGAAAAAGAACCAGTGACCGCGATCAATGAATCTTCTCAAGATATTCCTAAAGAAATAGTAGAGAAAATTTCAGAATTGAACTTTAATCATACCCAAGTCACTAAAGAAATATTGACAGATATCGATGGTAGTCAAAGCGAGATGTATCTTATAGAAGACGATATTGCTTTTACTTACGATCAAATTATGCAAATGGATAATGGAGATGGTGTGCATAGTAAACAGTATCATACTACTAATCTTGTAACTACTCCAAGAGCCATTCGTGTTGTGGGCTACAACGGAAATAATCGTTTTGGTCTAAGTGATATTGCTCAGACAGGTTTGAGGTATGCTGTGAATAACTATAATGCTATTAATGTGGATTTTCAGCTTGAATTAGTGTTTACAACTAATTTTAATGATAATGATATTGTGGCTTATACACAAACCAGTGCATCGGAGATAGCTCAAGATGGAGTGAGAGGAAGGGCTGGGTTTCCAAGTGGAGGAGAACCTTTTAAAAGAGTAATCATTAATGGTGGAGCAAATACTAATAATAATGATCAACTACTAGAGGGGTTATTCACTCATGAATTAGGACACTGTTTTGGATTAAGACATACTGATTGGGATACTCGTCAATCCTGCGGACAAACCGGAGAACCCGTAAATCCGAATGGAGCAATTTATATTCCTGGTACCCCAGGAGCTAGTCAGGATCCAGGCTCAATCATGAATGCTTGTTTCCCATTTAATGGAGGTGAGTTCGGTGAATTTGATATAGTAGCCTTAGAATTCCTTTATTAA
- a CDS encoding SsrA-binding protein, with translation MEKQLFIFIAKLNKLLLPSFTKKRLDLSKASKLQMLIFGWRLYVTKRAL, from the coding sequence ATGGAAAAACAGCTTTTTATCTTTATCGCAAAACTAAACAAACTACTACTTCCCAGCTTTACCAAAAAACGTTTAGACCTTAGTAAAGCCAGCAAATTACAAATGCTAATTTTTGGTTGGAGGTTATACGTAACTAAAAGAGCTCTTTAA
- a CDS encoding M56 family metallopeptidase, with amino-acid sequence MEAFLIYLLKSSVILSLFYLVYFFLLIKDTFFKVNRHFLLTGILSSLLLPFLEFTTIELIEQPIFQTIEYNSSHSDIIENQPEPIHWLLIVFNIYITFVLILLGRFVLQLISLLKIFKRSQNRKNEGFSFLKTTEDIAPFSFFKYIIFNPILHDVKELEMILKHEKIHAKQYHTVDILITNIFAIFQWINPFIWLYKKSLQQNLEFIADQEATRDLTSKKEYQLTLVKVSSSNYSSITNNFYQSLIKKRIVMLNKKKSNQQNLWKATIILPLLCLFLWSFNTKTEIHYIQNKTPDQVTSVMEDLRNDADIISEKIKFPTKKEDDTKISEHLLPSKKEHPNIIQHQNVMAHNLAVSKSTVKITSPIEEKPLTKSKNTKVKKNAIEFIINKSATKDHLEKVKRIFKNEYDVTVTFSDLNRNSKNEITSISVKVSSKKSNANFSIANDTPITPFVLSYDSKSDKINIGQSSSGHKNIRISKNKHNKHSDGHVIEINSGDEGESLFIVEGDKKHKRKVIRKKGDKNKFIIRSDHHDDEDHIFINSDDHKTIFDFDGNSRKDPLFFIDGKKASKKEVKKLKSEEIQSIDISKGKASVKKYGKKAKDGVINITTKKLEKKGTGFNLNIDKNNMSIGEVDTKPLIFVDGKEISRKEFEEIKHKQIESVNVYKAEKAIEKYGKGAKNGVVEVILKK; translated from the coding sequence ATGGAAGCTTTTTTAATCTACTTACTTAAGTCAAGTGTTATATTATCTTTATTCTACCTTGTTTATTTCTTTCTTTTAATAAAAGACACATTTTTTAAAGTTAACAGGCATTTCTTACTTACAGGAATACTAAGCTCATTATTGCTTCCATTTTTGGAGTTTACTACAATAGAACTTATAGAACAACCCATTTTCCAAACAATAGAATACAACTCTTCACACTCAGACATTATAGAAAACCAACCCGAACCAATACATTGGTTGTTAATTGTCTTTAATATATATATCACTTTCGTACTGATTCTATTGGGACGTTTTGTTCTTCAACTAATATCCCTATTAAAAATCTTTAAAAGGAGCCAGAATAGAAAAAATGAAGGGTTTTCTTTTTTAAAAACAACAGAAGATATTGCTCCATTTTCTTTCTTCAAATACATCATATTTAACCCAATACTCCATGATGTTAAGGAATTAGAAATGATTTTGAAGCATGAAAAAATACACGCAAAACAATACCACACAGTAGACATATTAATAACCAACATTTTTGCAATATTTCAATGGATTAACCCATTTATATGGCTTTACAAAAAAAGTTTACAACAAAACCTAGAATTCATTGCTGATCAAGAAGCAACCCGCGATCTTACTTCAAAAAAAGAGTACCAATTAACTTTAGTTAAAGTATCATCAAGTAATTACTCATCAATCACGAATAATTTTTATCAATCATTAATCAAAAAACGAATCGTTATGTTAAACAAGAAAAAATCAAATCAACAGAATCTCTGGAAAGCAACAATTATATTGCCTCTATTATGTTTGTTTTTATGGAGTTTTAATACTAAAACAGAGATACATTATATTCAAAATAAAACTCCAGATCAAGTTACTTCTGTGATGGAAGATTTGCGCAATGATGCCGATATTATTTCCGAAAAAATTAAATTTCCTACTAAAAAGGAAGATGATACTAAAATTAGTGAACATTTGCTTCCTTCTAAAAAAGAGCATCCCAATATAATACAGCATCAAAATGTAATGGCTCATAATCTTGCTGTTAGTAAGTCCACCGTAAAAATCACCTCTCCAATAGAAGAAAAACCTTTGACAAAGTCAAAAAACACCAAAGTCAAAAAAAATGCAATCGAATTCATTATAAACAAAAGCGCTACAAAAGATCATTTAGAAAAAGTTAAAAGGATTTTTAAAAATGAATATGATGTAACAGTAACATTTAGTGATCTCAACAGAAATAGCAAGAATGAAATTACCAGCATCAGCGTTAAAGTATCATCCAAAAAGAGTAATGCTAATTTCTCTATTGCTAACGACACTCCAATAACTCCGTTTGTTTTGTCTTATGACAGTAAAAGCGATAAGATTAATATAGGACAATCTAGCAGTGGTCATAAAAATATTAGGATTAGTAAAAACAAACACAATAAACATAGCGACGGTCACGTAATAGAAATCAATTCAGGTGATGAAGGAGAAAGTCTTTTTATTGTAGAAGGTGACAAAAAGCATAAAAGAAAAGTAATCAGAAAAAAAGGTGATAAAAACAAGTTTATTATAAGAAGTGATCACCATGATGATGAAGATCATATATTCATCAATTCAGATGATCACAAAACAATTTTTGATTTTGATGGTAATTCGAGAAAAGATCCTTTATTTTTTATTGATGGAAAAAAAGCCAGCAAAAAAGAAGTAAAAAAACTAAAATCCGAGGAAATTCAAAGTATTGATATCTCCAAAGGTAAAGCTAGTGTTAAGAAATACGGAAAAAAAGCAAAAGATGGTGTCATCAATATTACCACAAAAAAACTCGAAAAAAAAGGCACAGGTTTTAATCTAAATATTGACAAAAATAATATGAGTATCGGTGAAGTCGATACAAAACCATTAATATTTGTTGACGGAAAAGAAATTAGTCGTAAGGAATTTGAAGAAATTAAACACAAACAAATCGAATCAGTAAATGTTTATAAGGCAGAAAAGGCAATAGAGAAATATGGTAAAGGAGCAAAAAATGGTGTTGTAGAAGTTATTTTAAAAAAATAA